Proteins found in one Streptococcus iniae genomic segment:
- the folP gene encoding dihydropteroate synthase, whose translation MKIGQHIINGNAAIMGILNVTPDSFSDGGAYTDIEKALEQTREMIAQGATIIDVGGESTRPGYDVVEAEDEIERVVPVIRAIKEKYDVLISIDTYKTQTARAALEAGADILNDVWAGLYDGQMFDLAAKYNVPIILMHNQEEEVYQNVTQEVCDFLTERARLALEKGVPKENIWIDPGFGFAKNAEQNIELLKGLESVCQMGYPVLFGISRKRTVDYLMGGNTKALDRDEATATLSAYALSKGCQMVRVHNVEANRQIVSVIEQLM comes from the coding sequence ATGAAGATTGGGCAACATATAATTAATGGCAATGCTGCCATTATGGGCATTTTAAACGTGACACCAGACTCATTTTCTGACGGCGGGGCATATACTGATATTGAAAAAGCTCTTGAGCAAACACGTGAGATGATTGCGCAAGGGGCTACAATTATTGATGTTGGTGGGGAATCAACACGTCCTGGTTATGACGTTGTTGAAGCAGAAGACGAAATTGAGCGCGTGGTTCCAGTCATAAGAGCAATCAAGGAAAAATATGATGTTTTAATTAGCATTGATACCTATAAGACGCAAACAGCTAGAGCAGCGCTTGAAGCAGGTGCCGACATTTTAAATGATGTTTGGGCAGGCTTATATGACGGCCAAATGTTTGACTTAGCTGCCAAGTATAATGTTCCAATTATTCTTATGCACAATCAAGAAGAGGAAGTCTATCAAAATGTAACTCAAGAGGTTTGTGACTTTCTAACAGAACGAGCAAGACTGGCTCTTGAAAAAGGAGTTCCAAAAGAAAATATTTGGATAGATCCCGGTTTTGGTTTTGCCAAAAATGCTGAGCAGAACATAGAGCTTCTAAAAGGCTTAGAAAGTGTTTGTCAAATGGGTTACCCGGTACTTTTTGGCATCTCTAGAAAGCGAACAGTTGATTACCTTATGGGGGGGAATACCAAAGCTTTGGACAGAGATGAGGCTACAGCAACCCTATCAGCATATGCTTTAAGTAAGGGCTGTCAAATGGTAAGGGTACATAACGTTGAAGCAAATCGTCAGATTGTTTCTGTTATTGAGCAATTAATGTGA
- the folE gene encoding GTP cyclohydrolase I FolE, whose translation MVNLEKAEAAIYDLLEALGENPQREGLLDTPKRVAKMYQEMFSGLEQDPKEQFTAVFTENHDDVVIVKDIPFYSMCEHHLVPFYGKAHIAYLPSDGRVTGLSKLARALEVASKRPQLQERLTAQVADSLVEALNPKGVFVMVEAQHMCMTMRGIKKPGSLTITTTARGIYKDNQAERKEVLALIKEH comes from the coding sequence TTGGTAAACCTTGAAAAAGCAGAAGCTGCAATTTACGATTTATTAGAAGCTTTGGGAGAGAATCCTCAGCGTGAAGGCCTTTTAGATACACCAAAACGTGTGGCTAAAATGTACCAGGAAATGTTTTCTGGATTAGAACAAGATCCCAAAGAACAATTTACAGCTGTCTTTACTGAGAACCACGACGATGTGGTTATTGTAAAAGATATTCCTTTTTATTCCATGTGTGAACATCATTTGGTCCCTTTTTATGGCAAAGCACATATTGCTTATTTACCTAGTGATGGTCGTGTGACTGGTCTTAGTAAATTAGCAAGAGCTCTTGAAGTTGCAAGCAAGCGTCCGCAGTTGCAGGAACGTTTGACAGCACAGGTCGCTGATTCTTTGGTAGAAGCGCTTAATCCCAAAGGGGTTTTTGTCATGGTGGAAGCACAGCACATGTGTATGACGATGAGAGGCATCAAAAAACCTGGTAGTCTGACCATCACAACAACAGCCAGAGGGATATATAAAGATAATCAAGCAGAAAGAAAAGAAGTATTAGCACTTATTAAAGAACATTAG
- a CDS encoding bifunctional folylpolyglutamate synthase/dihydrofolate synthase has translation MSYQKSLDWIHAQDKFSIKPGLERMFWVLEKLGNPQEKIKGIHVVGTNGKGSTVNNLQHIFSASGYEVGTFTSPFIMDFKERIAINGQMISEKDLVFCVNQIQPLAERLPKETDFGQATEFEIITLIMFHYFGQIHPVDIAIIEAGLGGTYDSTNVFQALAVICPSIGLDHQNILGDSYVEIASQKAGVIKGKEPVVVAIDKIQALAVFQNQADKYGANLLAFKTDFSLEADGQSYSFKSSIAEIEGIQPAMPGHHQLSNAALAIMTSLLLSDSYPKVTEKTIKIGISESYWLGRTELLADNLMIDGAHNNESVRALVSLLKEKYGHKRIHILFAAIDTKPIEEMLCLLENFDDLTVTSFDYHNAYPLDNYPSQYAKVEDVKDWLSARSLAKKDDFYVITGSLYFISQVRQDWFKQKLR, from the coding sequence ATGTCCTATCAGAAAAGTTTAGATTGGATACATGCCCAGGATAAATTTTCCATAAAACCAGGCTTAGAGAGAATGTTTTGGGTTCTTGAAAAACTTGGAAACCCTCAAGAAAAAATCAAGGGGATTCATGTTGTTGGAACAAATGGCAAAGGTTCAACCGTTAATAATCTACAACACATTTTTTCTGCGTCAGGTTATGAGGTTGGGACCTTTACATCACCTTTTATTATGGATTTTAAAGAACGTATTGCCATTAATGGTCAAATGATTTCAGAAAAGGATTTGGTGTTTTGCGTCAATCAGATTCAGCCACTTGCCGAGCGTCTTCCAAAGGAAACTGATTTCGGCCAAGCGACAGAGTTTGAGATAATCACACTGATTATGTTCCATTACTTTGGCCAGATTCACCCTGTTGACATTGCTATAATTGAAGCTGGCTTAGGTGGGACCTACGATTCAACGAATGTTTTTCAGGCTTTAGCTGTTATTTGTCCTTCAATTGGCTTAGACCACCAAAATATTTTGGGGGATAGCTACGTTGAAATTGCCAGCCAAAAGGCTGGCGTTATTAAAGGTAAAGAGCCTGTTGTTGTTGCTATTGATAAGATTCAGGCTTTGGCTGTTTTTCAAAATCAAGCTGACAAGTATGGGGCTAATCTGTTAGCATTTAAGACGGATTTTTCATTAGAAGCAGACGGTCAATCCTACAGTTTCAAGTCTTCAATTGCAGAGATAGAAGGCATTCAACCCGCTATGCCAGGACATCATCAGCTTTCAAATGCTGCACTAGCTATTATGACAAGTCTCTTACTAAGCGACAGTTATCCCAAAGTTACAGAAAAAACCATTAAAATTGGGATTTCTGAGAGTTATTGGTTGGGAAGAACGGAGCTTCTAGCTGATAATCTGATGATTGATGGTGCCCATAATAATGAAAGTGTTCGTGCACTCGTTTCCTTGTTAAAAGAGAAATATGGCCATAAAAGGATTCATATCCTATTTGCCGCTATTGACACCAAACCCATTGAGGAAATGCTTTGTTTGTTGGAGAACTTTGATGATTTAACGGTTACAAGTTTTGACTATCACAATGCTTATCCGCTTGATAACTATCCAAGTCAATATGCCAAAGTTGAAGACGTTAAGGACTGGTTATCAGCTAGGTCTCTGGCAAAAAAAGATGACTTTTATGTGATTACAGGTTCCTTGTATTTTATTTCACAGGTGAGACAAGACTGGTTTAAGCAAAAATTACGTTAA
- the thrB gene encoding homoserine kinase, translated as MIIRVPATSANIGPGFDSLGIAISRYLDIHVLEESHQWVIEHDLGDVPHDQENLLIQTALKIAPNIKAHRIKMVSEIPLARGLGSSSSVIVAGIELANQLADLKLSQERKLTIATQIEGHPDNVAPAIFGQMVIASQFAGQLDYVKAAFPDVSLIAFIPNYELKTSDSRGVLPQQLSYKQAVSASSIANVAIAALLTGDMEKAGRAIENDQFHEVYRQKLVKEFQEIKLVSKKNGAFATYLSGAGPTVVSLCPNQKAAQLLEELTKLQLNGEICQLTIDNEGLRVL; from the coding sequence ATGATCATTAGAGTTCCAGCAACCTCAGCAAACATAGGTCCTGGTTTTGACTCCCTAGGAATTGCTATTTCAAGATACCTAGACATACATGTTTTAGAAGAAAGTCACCAATGGGTTATTGAGCATGACCTTGGGGATGTGCCTCATGATCAGGAAAATTTATTAATTCAAACAGCCTTAAAAATCGCTCCCAATATTAAAGCACATCGCATTAAAATGGTGTCAGAAATTCCATTAGCAAGAGGCTTAGGGTCATCATCATCAGTCATTGTAGCTGGTATTGAATTAGCCAATCAACTAGCAGATTTAAAGCTTAGTCAAGAACGTAAATTAACCATTGCTACACAAATAGAAGGGCATCCAGATAATGTGGCTCCTGCTATTTTTGGCCAAATGGTTATTGCCTCACAATTTGCTGGACAACTGGACTACGTTAAGGCAGCCTTTCCTGATGTGAGTTTGATTGCTTTTATCCCTAATTATGAGTTGAAAACATCAGATTCCAGAGGCGTTTTACCACAGCAACTTTCCTATAAACAGGCGGTATCAGCCTCCTCTATTGCTAATGTGGCTATTGCAGCTCTCTTAACAGGTGATATGGAAAAAGCAGGCCGAGCCATTGAAAATGATCAATTTCATGAAGTCTACCGTCAAAAACTCGTAAAAGAGTTTCAAGAAATTAAACTTGTGTCTAAAAAGAACGGGGCATTTGCCACTTACTTATCAGGAGCAGGGCCAACTGTTGTTTCTCTTTGCCCAAATCAAAAAGCAGCTCAACTTTTAGAGGAATTAACAAAGCTTCAGTTGAATGGGGAAATTTGTCAGCTCACTATTGATAATGAGGGTCTCAGAGTTCTCTAG
- a CDS encoding homoserine dehydrogenase: MPIKIALLGFGTVASGLPFLLTENYSKISDAAGDDIVISKILVRNENEKNRLMGLGYTYEFVTSIDDILEDPEITIVVELMGRIEPAKTFICQALRAGKHVVTANKDLIALHGKEMRSLAQKEGLAFYYEAAVAGGIPILRTLANSYASDKITKLIGVLNGTSNYMMTQMVDKGWTYEQALAKAQELGYAESDPTNDVEGIDAAYKVAILSQFSFGMDLDFEQVSHKGISSISAKDVTLAQELGYVIKLLGFIEETASGISAGVSPTFIPEKHPLASVNGVMNAVYIESIGIGQSMLYGPGAGQKPTATSVMADIIRIARRLKEETIGKAFNEFKSETVLAKAADIVSSYYFSLETPDKPGQLLRIADIFNRYNVSFQQVLQEKAQGEKARLVIITHDMNQLQVNAVLKDIQQVKDFSLINQFRVLGD; the protein is encoded by the coding sequence ATGCCTATAAAAATTGCCTTATTAGGATTTGGTACGGTTGCTAGTGGACTGCCTTTTTTATTGACGGAAAATTATTCCAAGATAAGCGATGCAGCAGGTGATGACATTGTCATCTCAAAAATCTTAGTTCGAAATGAAAATGAAAAAAATCGATTGATGGGTTTAGGCTATACCTATGAATTTGTAACATCTATTGACGATATTTTAGAAGATCCAGAAATTACTATAGTCGTTGAATTAATGGGCCGCATCGAGCCTGCAAAGACATTTATTTGCCAGGCGCTTAGGGCAGGCAAGCATGTTGTTACTGCGAATAAGGACTTAATTGCATTGCATGGTAAGGAAATGCGTTCTTTAGCTCAAAAAGAGGGGCTCGCCTTTTACTATGAGGCTGCTGTTGCTGGTGGCATTCCGATATTAAGAACATTGGCGAATTCCTATGCTTCTGATAAGATTACAAAACTAATTGGGGTTTTAAATGGAACCTCCAATTACATGATGACTCAAATGGTTGATAAAGGTTGGACTTATGAACAAGCCTTAGCTAAGGCACAAGAACTTGGCTATGCTGAGAGTGATCCAACTAACGATGTTGAAGGGATTGATGCTGCCTATAAAGTAGCAATTCTAAGCCAATTTTCCTTTGGGATGGACCTTGATTTTGAACAAGTGTCTCATAAAGGGATATCATCTATCAGTGCTAAGGATGTTACTCTTGCACAAGAATTAGGTTATGTTATTAAACTACTTGGTTTTATTGAAGAAACAGCTTCAGGGATTTCAGCTGGTGTTTCTCCTACTTTTATTCCTGAAAAACACCCATTAGCCAGTGTTAATGGTGTCATGAATGCCGTTTATATTGAGTCAATTGGAATAGGACAATCCATGTTATACGGACCAGGTGCTGGTCAAAAACCGACAGCAACATCTGTAATGGCTGATATTATTCGAATTGCACGTCGCCTTAAGGAAGAGACAATTGGTAAAGCATTTAATGAATTTAAAAGTGAAACAGTTTTAGCCAAAGCAGCAGATATTGTCAGTTCCTATTATTTCTCATTAGAAACACCGGATAAACCAGGACAATTGTTGCGTATTGCTGACATTTTTAACCGTTATAATGTGTCCTTTCAACAAGTCCTTCAAGAAAAGGCTCAGGGAGAAAAAGCAAGATTGGTAATCATCACACATGACATGAATCAACTTCAAGTAAATGCTGTGCTCAAAGATATTCAACAAGTTAAAGATTTTTCTTTGATTAACCAATTTAGAGTATTAGGAGATTAA
- a CDS encoding polysaccharide deacetylase family protein, translating to MRHNNRRKRQQKERKVFLFLLSFLIVALGFFVFHYKDSLQFSKTTTQDKTSQVSTNPKVKNNIKKDTNQTKNKTTWTKAEQPVKIPILMYHAIHNMAPEEAASANLIVAPDVFESHIKQLSEQGYYFLSPEEAYRVLSKNELPSDKVVWLTFDDSMIDFYRVAYPILKKYQAKATNNVITGFTQNNSVANLTIDQMKEMKKHGMSFQDHTVNHPDLSQQNEVTQNFEMQDSMEFLDKELSQKTIAIAYPAGRYSDKTLEIASRLNYKLGVTTNEGLASAADGLLSLNRVRILPNTTAEILMATITQ from the coding sequence ATGCGTCATAATAACAGACGAAAACGTCAACAAAAGGAACGAAAAGTTTTTCTATTTCTTCTTTCTTTTTTAATAGTAGCACTTGGTTTTTTTGTATTTCATTATAAGGATTCTTTGCAATTCTCTAAAACAACAACTCAAGATAAAACAAGTCAGGTCTCAACTAATCCTAAAGTCAAAAACAACATAAAAAAAGACACTAATCAAACAAAGAACAAAACAACTTGGACTAAAGCAGAACAACCCGTTAAAATACCAATTTTAATGTATCATGCCATTCATAACATGGCCCCAGAGGAAGCTGCAAGTGCTAATTTAATTGTTGCTCCTGATGTTTTTGAAAGTCACATTAAGCAACTTTCTGAGCAAGGCTACTATTTCCTAAGTCCAGAGGAAGCCTACCGCGTTCTGAGCAAAAATGAATTGCCTAGTGATAAAGTAGTTTGGCTAACTTTCGACGACAGCATGATTGATTTTTATAGAGTAGCTTATCCTATTTTGAAAAAATACCAGGCCAAGGCTACAAATAATGTCATTACTGGCTTTACACAAAATAATAGTGTTGCCAACCTGACCATTGATCAGATGAAAGAAATGAAAAAACACGGCATGTCTTTCCAAGATCACACTGTTAACCACCCTGATTTATCACAACAAAATGAAGTTACACAAAACTTTGAAATGCAAGATTCCATGGAATTTCTAGACAAAGAATTGAGTCAAAAAACGATCGCCATTGCATACCCTGCTGGTCGTTACAGTGATAAAACCCTAGAAATTGCAAGCCGACTAAACTATAAACTAGGGGTTACAACAAATGAAGGCCTTGCTAGCGCTGCAGATGGATTACTCTCTCTTAACAGAGTACGCATTCTACCAAACACGACAGCAGAAATTCTTATGGCCACTATCACACAATAA
- a CDS encoding IS256 family transposase gives MTQFTTELLNFLAQKQDIDEFFRSSLEIAMNDLLQVELSAFLGYEPYKKEGYNTGNSRNGTYSRQFETKYGLVNLIIPRDRNGEFSPVLLPSYARRDDHLEEMVIKLYQTVVTTREISDIIERMYGHHYSPATVSNITKVTQESVTAFHERSFQTNYSVLYLDGTYLPLRQGTVSKECIHIALGITPEGYKSVLGYEIAPNENNVSWSDLLKRLQNQGLKQVSLVVTDGLNGVDQIIQQAYPMAKQQRCLVHIGRNISSKGKRVDRAPILNQFKQIYRATNLQEAIKLLEQFVSEWKPRYKKVMTSLETTENLLTFYQFPHHIWSSIYSTNLIESLNKEIKRQSKKRVVFPNEEALERCLVSIFEDYNIKFGARIHKGFGVCFDTLDSLFD, from the coding sequence ATGACTCAGTTTACCACAGAATTACTTAACTTCCTAGCGCAAAAACAAGATATTGATGAATTCTTTCGATCCTCTTTAGAAATAGCTATGAATGACCTCTTGCAGGTTGAACTATCAGCTTTCCTTGGATATGAGCCATATAAAAAAGAAGGTTACAATACAGGTAATAGCCGTAATGGGACTTACTCTCGACAGTTTGAAACGAAGTATGGCTTAGTCAATTTAATCATTCCAAGAGATCGAAATGGCGAGTTTTCACCAGTTTTATTACCATCTTATGCTAGACGAGATGACCACTTGGAAGAGATGGTGATTAAACTCTATCAAACTGTCGTTACGACACGCGAAATCAGTGACATTATTGAGCGCATGTATGGTCACCACTACAGTCCAGCAACGGTTTCAAATATCACAAAAGTGACCCAAGAAAGTGTCACTGCCTTTCATGAGCGTTCCTTTCAAACTAACTACTCAGTCTTGTATCTAGACGGAACTTACTTACCCTTGCGACAAGGTACGGTCAGTAAAGAATGTATTCACATTGCACTTGGTATCACGCCCGAAGGGTATAAATCAGTTCTTGGCTATGAGATTGCTCCTAATGAAAATAATGTCTCTTGGTCAGATCTTCTTAAGAGGCTACAAAATCAAGGACTTAAGCAAGTTTCTCTAGTTGTTACAGACGGGCTTAACGGTGTGGATCAAATCATCCAACAAGCCTATCCAATGGCTAAACAGCAACGGTGTCTGGTTCACATTGGTCGCAATATCTCCAGTAAGGGCAAACGAGTAGATAGGGCACCTATTCTAAATCAGTTCAAGCAGATTTATCGTGCCACAAATTTACAGGAGGCTATTAAATTATTGGAACAATTTGTTTCTGAGTGGAAACCTCGTTACAAAAAGGTTATGACATCACTTGAAACAACTGAAAATCTCCTAACTTTCTATCAATTTCCACATCACATTTGGTCTAGTATTTACTCTACAAACTTGATTGAATCACTCAATAAAGAAATCAAGCGACAAAGCAAGAAGAGGGTGGTTTTTCCAAATGAAGAAGCCTTAGAACGATGCCTTGTAAGTATTTTCGAAGACTATAACATTAAGTTCGGAGCTCGTATTCATAAAGGATTCGGAGTATGTTTTGACACACTTGATAGCTTATTTGACTAA
- a CDS encoding IS3 family transposase (programmed frameshift), giving the protein MSRKVRRHFTDDFKQQIVDLYNAGRKRSSLIKEYELTPSTFDKWVRQAKTTGSFKSVDNLTDEQRELIELRKHNKELEMQLDILKQAAVIMAPKREIITANKAKYSISKMCRWLNMPRSSYYYQAVESVSETEFEETIKRIFLESESRYGSRKIKICLNNEGITLSRRRIRRIMKRLNLVSVYQKATFKPHSRGKNEAPIPNHLDRQFKQERPLQALVTDLTYVRVGNRWAYVCLIIDLYNREIIGLSLGWHKTAELVKQAIQSIPYALTKVKMFHSDRGKEFDNQLIDEILEAFGITRSLSQAGCPYDNAVAESTYRAFKIEFVYQETFQSLEELVLKTKDYVHWWNYHRIHGSLNYQTPMTKRLIA; this is encoded by the exons ATGTCTAGAAAAGTACGTCGTCACTTCACCGATGATTTTAAGCAACAAATTGTGGACCTTTACAATGCTGGTAGAAAGCGTAGCAGCCTCATCAAGGAATACGAGCTAACCCCTTCCACCTTCGATAAGTGGGTTAGACAAGCCAAAACAACTGGTTCATTCAAGTCTGTTGATAATCTGACAGATGAACAGCGGGAGCTAATTGAACTCAGGAAACACAATAAAGAACTCGAAATGCAATTAGATATCCTAAAGCAAGCGGCAGTGATTATGGCAC CAAAAAGGGAAATAATCACTGCTAATAAGGCTAAATACAGCATTTCAAAGATGTGTCGCTGGCTGAATATGCCACGCTCAAGTTATTACTATCAAGCCGTGGAGTCAGTATCTGAAACGGAGTTTGAAGAAACTATTAAAAGAATTTTCCTCGAGAGCGAGTCCAGATACGGATCCAGAAAAATCAAAATATGCTTGAATAACGAAGGTATCACACTTTCACGGCGTCGGATTCGACGCATTATGAAGCGACTCAATTTGGTTTCTGTTTATCAGAAAGCCACCTTCAAACCACATTCTAGAGGCAAGAATGAAGCCCCTATTCCCAACCACTTAGACAGGCAGTTTAAGCAAGAAAGACCACTACAAGCCTTAGTCACTGACTTAACCTATGTTCGTGTAGGCAATCGTTGGGCTTATGTTTGCCTCATCATTGACCTATACAACCGTGAAATCATCGGCCTGTCTCTTGGTTGGCACAAGACCGCTGAACTCGTTAAGCAAGCCATACAAAGCATCCCTTACGCCCTGACCAAAGTCAAGATGTTCCATTCAGATCGTGGCAAAGAGTTTGATAATCAGTTAATTGATGAAATATTGGAAGCCTTTGGAATCACACGTTCGCTTAGTCAGGCTGGTTGTCCTTATGACAATGCCGTAGCTGAAAGTACGTATCGTGCTTTCAAAATTGAATTTGTTTATCAAGAAACCTTTCAATCGCTGGAAGAACTAGTTCTTAAGACTAAAGACTATGTTCATTGGTGGAATTACCACCGCATTCATGGTAGTCTCAACTACCAAACACCAATGACTAAAAGATTAATTGCCTAG
- the tnpA gene encoding IS200/IS605 family transposase: MAQKAHSLSHTKWMCKYHIVFPPKYRRKIIYNQYRSSLGEIFQRLCSYKGVEIIEGHLMPDHVHMLVSIPPRISVSSFMGYLKGKSALMMFDKHANLKYKFGNRHFWAEGYYVSTVGLNEATIKKYIQDQEKHDIAVDKLSVKEYE; encoded by the coding sequence ATGGCACAGAAGGCACATAGCTTATCACACACAAAGTGGATGTGTAAATATCACATTGTGTTCCCCCCTAAGTATAGACGAAAAATAATCTATAATCAATACAGAAGTAGTCTCGGTGAGATTTTTCAGAGACTGTGTAGCTATAAAGGTGTAGAAATAATTGAAGGTCATTTGATGCCAGACCATGTCCACATGTTGGTAAGTATTCCCCCAAGAATTAGTGTTTCAAGTTTTATGGGATATTTAAAAGGAAAAAGCGCACTCATGATGTTTGATAAACACGCCAATCTCAAATATAAGTTTGGTAATCGACATTTTTGGGCTGAAGGTTATTATGTAAGTACAGTTGGATTGAATGAAGCCACAATAAAAAAATACATACAAGATCAAGAGAAACATGATATAGCAGTGGATAAATTAAGTGTAAAAGAATATGAATGA
- the rplL gene encoding 50S ribosomal protein L7/L12 codes for MALNIENIIAEIKEASILELNDLVKAIEEEFGVTAAAPVAAAAAGGAEEAAKDSFDVELTSAGDKKVGVIKAVREITGLGLKEAKGLVDGAPANVKEGVSAAEAEELKAKLEEAGATITLK; via the coding sequence ATGGCATTGAACATTGAAAACATTATTGCTGAAATTAAAGAAGCTTCAATTCTTGAGCTTAACGATCTTGTAAAAGCTATCGAAGAAGAATTTGGTGTAACTGCAGCTGCTCCTGTAGCTGCTGCCGCTGCTGGTGGTGCTGAAGAAGCTGCTAAAGATTCATTCGACGTTGAATTGACATCTGCTGGTGACAAAAAAGTTGGCGTTATCAAAGCTGTACGTGAAATCACAGGTCTTGGTCTTAAAGAAGCTAAAGGTCTTGTTGACGGAGCACCTGCTAACGTTAAAGAAGGCGTTTCTGCAGCAGAAGCTGAAGAACTTAAAGCTAAACTTGAAGAAGCTGGAGCTACAATCACACTTAAATAA
- the rplJ gene encoding 50S ribosomal protein L10, giving the protein MSEAIIAKKAELVDIVAEKMKNAASIVVVDSRGLTVEQDTVLRRSLREGGVEFKVIKNSILTRAAEKAGLDDLKEIFVGPSAVAFSNEDVIAPAKVINDFAKTADALEIKGGAIEGAVSSKEEIMALATLPNREGMLSMLLSVLQAPVRNVAYAVKAVAESKEDAA; this is encoded by the coding sequence ATGAGTGAAGCAATTATTGCTAAAAAAGCTGAACTGGTCGATATTGTTGCTGAAAAAATGAAAAACGCAGCAAGTATCGTAGTTGTTGATTCACGTGGTCTTACAGTTGAACAAGATACTGTTCTTCGTCGTTCATTACGTGAAGGTGGCGTTGAATTTAAAGTTATCAAAAATTCAATTTTGACACGTGCGGCTGAAAAAGCTGGTCTTGATGACTTAAAAGAAATTTTCGTTGGACCATCTGCAGTAGCATTCTCAAACGAAGATGTTATCGCACCAGCTAAAGTTATCAACGATTTTGCTAAAACTGCTGACGCACTTGAAATCAAAGGTGGAGCAATCGAAGGTGCTGTTTCTTCAAAAGAAGAAATTATGGCTCTTGCGACATTGCCAAACCGCGAAGGTATGCTTTCTATGTTACTTTCAGTACTTCAAGCACCTGTCCGCAACGTTGCATACGCTGTTAAAGCTGTTGCAGAAAGCAAAGAAGACGCTGCTTAA
- a CDS encoding IS30 family transposase, producing MHEHYTPKGKHLTIAERYFIEKWKSEGKSNRAIANLLGKAPQTIHNEVKRGLVRQQIRKGKFEMIYQADYAQASYENKRRNSIRSIGLDKDTKERILHYMRQNFSPEMMVKSKGIAVPVSTIYYWIHNGHLGIHSDHILYPRKRKGKSKKASPRFKPAGQSIEKRPDAINRRLENGHYEIDTVILTRAKNECLLTLTDRRSRHQIIRLIPDKSAQSVNHALESIVKTHPIHSITADNGTEFNRLSLVFPKEDIYYAHPYASWERGTNENHNRLIRRWLPKGTKKTTQREVAFIENWINNYPKKILDYKSPKEFLTAG from the coding sequence ATGCATGAACATTATACACCAAAAGGAAAACATTTGACAATAGCTGAGCGTTACTTCATCGAGAAATGGAAGTCAGAAGGAAAGTCCAATAGAGCCATCGCTAACTTGCTAGGTAAAGCGCCTCAAACCATTCATAATGAGGTTAAACGAGGACTTGTCAGACAACAAATTCGTAAAGGTAAATTTGAAATGATTTATCAAGCTGACTACGCTCAAGCTAGCTATGAGAATAAACGACGAAATTCTATTCGTTCTATTGGCTTGGATAAAGATACGAAAGAGAGGATTCTGCACTATATGAGGCAGAACTTTTCACCTGAAATGATGGTGAAGTCGAAAGGTATAGCTGTTCCTGTTTCAACCATCTATTATTGGATTCATAACGGACACCTTGGCATCCATTCTGATCACATCTTGTATCCAAGGAAAAGAAAGGGAAAATCAAAGAAGGCTAGCCCTCGTTTCAAACCTGCTGGTCAATCCATTGAGAAAAGACCTGATGCGATTAATCGTAGACTTGAAAATGGGCATTATGAAATTGATACGGTTATTCTAACAAGGGCTAAGAATGAATGTCTACTAACTCTAACAGACCGCCGTAGTCGTCACCAGATTATCAGACTCATTCCGGATAAGTCTGCTCAGTCGGTCAATCATGCCTTAGAAAGTATAGTAAAGACTCACCCTATTCACTCTATTACAGCTGATAACGGAACTGAATTCAACAGACTTTCTCTTGTCTTTCCAAAAGAAGATATCTACTACGCACATCCCTACGCTTCCTGGGAAAGGGGAACGAATGAGAACCATAACAGACTGATCAGAAGATGGTTACCTAAAGGAACAAAGAAAACGACCCAAAGAGAGGTCGCATTCATTGAAAATTGGATAAACAACTATCCTAAGAAAATATTAGACTACAAATCTCCTAAAGAGTTTTTAACCGCTGGCTAA